The sequence GCCGGCGAGCTTGGTGTCGTTGAGGCAGGCATTGAACTGCTCTTCGGTCATGCCGCTCTGCTTGGCGATGGCGAGCAGCGCCTGTGCCGGATTGTTCGAGAACGCCCAGTTCTTCTGGGTCTCGAACAGCGTGTCGGTCATCGGGTAATATTTGCCCTCGCCGCCGCAGCGCGCCAGCATGAACGCCGCCTTGGCGACGATGTCGAGCGGGAATTCGCGCAGGATGAAGCGCACCTTTCCGGTGTCGATATATTTCTCCTTGAGCACCGGATAGGTGGTCTCGTGGAAATGTGCGCAGTGGCCGCAGGTCATCGAGGCATATTCGACGATGGTCACGGGTGCGTCGGCCTTGCCGAGCACCTGATCGGGCAGGGCGCCCGGTGCCATGAGCTTGGCGGTGTCGACCGTCTGCGCCTCGGCGGCCCCGATCAGGCTGCCGCCCAGCAGACCGAAAGCGGCGAGAGAAAGGGCGAGGGTGCCCGCACCTTCGAGGAAGCGACGGCGGTCGATCATGGTCGGTCTCCAGAAGCAGCCGGACAGGCCCGCCGGCGTGAAAATATGTGTCCGCGCCTTG is a genomic window of Ancylobacter sp. IITR112 containing:
- a CDS encoding DsbA family protein, which translates into the protein MIDRRRFLEGAGTLALSLAAFGLLGGSLIGAAEAQTVDTAKLMAPGALPDQVLGKADAPVTIVEYASMTCGHCAHFHETTYPVLKEKYIDTGKVRFILREFPLDIVAKAAFMLARCGGEGKYYPMTDTLFETQKNWAFSNNPAQALLAIAKQSGMTEEQFNACLNDTKLAGQIDEVAKRGAELGIDSTPTFFINGKKVSGAMSPEQLDKELAPLLGGN